One window of Dendropsophus ebraccatus isolate aDenEbr1 chromosome 13, aDenEbr1.pat, whole genome shotgun sequence genomic DNA carries:
- the LOC138771316 gene encoding olfactory receptor 6N1-like, with the protein MAQVNKTVVEEFILLAFADLHQIQILISLFFIFTYITCIMGNLAIIIVVKLKSSLHKPMYFFISVFSTLEIMFVSVTVPKLLTILIAHNNRISFIGCFTQMYVFNSLGVTECYLLVVMVFDRHLAINNPLHYPTIMTQKVCVGLALFPWIFGFSIILIPAIFTAQLEFCGPNIIDHYFCDLAPLQSLACSDASMSSMSTSLAAIVDVVLPFLIIIGFYIYIIITVSKIKSKDGKQKAFSTCTSHLTVASLFYGAAIIVYVKPKGSHYDKYLSFMYTAFTPTINPFIYTFRNRDVKKVFMNSISRITGKL; encoded by the coding sequence ATGGCACAGGTAAATAAAACTGTGGTTGAAGAGTTCATCTTACTGGCCTTTGCTGATTTGCACCAGATTCAGATTTTAATTTCCCTCTTTTTTATCTTCACTTATATCACATGTATTATGGGAAATCTTGCAATAATCATTGTGGTTAAACTAAAATCTTCACTTCATAaaccaatgtatttttttatcagCGTGTTCTCCACTTTGGAAATTATGTTTGTCTCGGTTACAGTTCCAAAACTATTGACCATTTTAATTGCACATAACAACAGAATATCCTTCATAGGTTGTTTTACTCAAATGTATGTCTTCAACTCCTTGGGTGTCACTGAATGCTATCTCCTTGTAGTGATGGTGTTTGATCGACATCTGGCTatcaataaccctttacattacCCAACTATCATGACTCAAAAAGTTTGTGTTGGGCTAGCATTGTTTCCATGGATTTTTGGATTTAGCATTATTTTAATACCGGCCATATTTACAGCTCAATTGGAATTTTGTGGCCCTAATATAATTGACCACTATTTTTGTGACTTGGCTCCACTCCAAAGCTTGGCTTGTTCTGATGCTTCTATGAGCAGTATGTCAACGAGCTTAGCAGCCATTGTTGATGTTGTTCTACCTTTCCTCATAATCATAGGattctatatctatatcataataACTGTAAGCAAGATCAAGAGTAAAGATGGGAagcagaaagccttctccacctgcacATCTCATCTGACTGTAGCCAGTCTCTTCTATGGTGCAGCCATCATTGTGTATGTCAAGCCTAAAGGCAGCCATTATGACAAGTATCTCTCTTTTATGTATACAGCATTCACACCCACAATTAATCCTTTCATATATACTTTTAGAAACAGAGATGTAAAGAAAGTTTTTATGAATTCAATAAGCCGAATCACTGGGAAATTGTAA